From Chryseobacterium joostei, the proteins below share one genomic window:
- a CDS encoding 2OG-Fe(II) oxygenase, with amino-acid sequence MEKIELHPQIFLIEDFLTEAECNDYIALSHEKVFEEAKINVGGRQLMSKGIRNNNRLMIFDNNLAEELFKKAAEFLPQDHEDFALLNFNEMFRVYKYSTGQQFKMHRDGSYIRNEKEKSFYTFLIYLNDDFEGGETEFENLFTVAPKKGTALIFYHPLRHEGKTLISGLKYVLRTDVMYSRKK; translated from the coding sequence ATGGAAAAAATAGAATTGCACCCACAAATATTTCTGATTGAGGATTTTCTCACAGAAGCTGAATGCAATGATTATATAGCTTTGTCACACGAAAAGGTTTTTGAAGAAGCTAAGATTAATGTTGGAGGGAGGCAGCTTATGAGTAAAGGGATCAGAAATAATAACCGACTGATGATTTTTGATAATAATCTGGCAGAAGAACTTTTCAAAAAAGCGGCTGAATTTCTTCCACAAGATCATGAAGACTTTGCTCTTCTGAATTTCAATGAAATGTTCAGGGTATACAAATACTCGACGGGACAGCAATTCAAAATGCATAGGGACGGAAGTTATATAAGAAATGAAAAGGAGAAAAGCTTCTACACATTTTTGATCTATCTGAATGATGACTTTGAGGGTGGAGAAACAGAATTTGAAAACTTGTTTACGGTAGCCCCTAAAAAAGGAACAGCATTAATCTTTTATCACCCTTTAAGACACGAAGGAAAAACACTAATCAGTGGTTTGAAGTATGTTTTGAGAACAGACGTAATGTATTCCCGTAAAAAGTAA
- a CDS encoding ADP-ribosylation/crystallin J1 encodes MKTKTLYRPVGEKEMILIIDSGYKSFPPRLEWQPIFYPVLDEAYASEIAEKWNTRDESGNYLGFVTRFEVLEEIAYQYPAQNVGAKNHNELWIPSEELKTFNEAIVGNIEVIKVFIGKEFKRSENNEIVELINILK; translated from the coding sequence ATGAAAACAAAAACATTATATAGACCGGTAGGAGAAAAAGAAATGATTCTGATTATAGACAGTGGATATAAAAGCTTCCCACCAAGGTTAGAATGGCAACCTATTTTCTATCCTGTTTTGGATGAAGCTTATGCCTCTGAAATTGCTGAGAAATGGAATACCAGAGATGAATCTGGAAACTATCTTGGCTTTGTGACCCGTTTTGAAGTTTTAGAAGAAATTGCTTATCAATATCCTGCGCAGAATGTAGGCGCAAAAAATCATAATGAATTGTGGATTCCCTCTGAGGAGCTAAAAACATTTAATGAAGCTATTGTAGGAAATATTGAAGTGATAAAGGTCTTTATCGGGAAAGAATTTAAAAGATCAGAAAATAACGAAATAGTTGAATTGATCAACATTTTAAAATAA
- a CDS encoding DUF4291 domain-containing protein: MKIKLKNYKEQLSNWPQKGHHIMAQYDDEKIIVYQSYKKEIGKFATKNQYFGGGFSMERMTWIKPNFLWMMYRNGWGAKEGQECVLAIHLKLSAFKKYLESAVYSSYNTNLGISREEWQDQVKESSARLQWDPDHDPHGNKLERRAIQIGLRNELIHSFAKEDILLIEDISDFVKEQYNFVLNDDLDNLIMPEENSLLFEDEELNRKLNLA; the protein is encoded by the coding sequence ATGAAAATTAAATTGAAAAATTATAAAGAACAGTTGTCTAATTGGCCTCAAAAAGGGCATCATATCATGGCACAATATGACGATGAGAAGATCATAGTATATCAGTCATATAAAAAAGAGATAGGCAAATTTGCGACTAAAAATCAATATTTTGGTGGCGGATTTAGCATGGAAAGAATGACTTGGATAAAACCAAATTTCCTTTGGATGATGTATCGCAATGGTTGGGGAGCAAAAGAAGGACAGGAGTGTGTATTGGCAATTCATCTAAAGCTGAGTGCTTTTAAAAAATATCTTGAAAGTGCGGTATACTCATCCTACAATACTAATCTTGGAATATCAAGAGAAGAATGGCAAGATCAAGTGAAAGAGTCTTCTGCAAGGTTACAATGGGACCCAGATCATGATCCCCATGGAAATAAATTAGAAAGAAGAGCTATACAGATTGGTTTGAGAAATGAACTTATCCATTCTTTTGCTAAGGAAGATATTCTTTTAATTGAAGATATTTCAGATTTTGTAAAAGAACAATATAATTTTGTTTTGAATGATGACTTGGATAACCTGATTATGCCAGAGGAAAATTCATTATTATTTGAGGATGAAGAATTAAATAGAAAACTCAATTTGGCATAA
- a CDS encoding Sir2 family NAD-dependent protein deacetylase, producing MKKLTILSGAGISAESGIQTFRDGDGLWENHKVTDVASPEGWRRNREMVLEFYNQRRRQLHEVEPNEAHQLLAELEKYFEVQIITQNIDDLHERAGSTNILHIHGELFKSCSSNNKSLIYEQKGDISLGDKAEDGAQLRPFIVWFGEDVPLYQAARDLVKDSDILVVIGTSLQVYPAAGLIHDIKDDCLLIVINPNETGFGYGQRAVVMKEPATKGMKLLFDKLVNLA from the coding sequence ATGAAAAAACTAACCATATTAAGCGGAGCTGGAATCAGTGCCGAAAGTGGAATACAAACATTCAGGGATGGAGATGGTCTCTGGGAAAATCATAAAGTAACGGATGTGGCAAGTCCGGAAGGGTGGAGAAGAAATAGAGAAATGGTTTTGGAATTTTACAACCAAAGAAGACGTCAGCTTCATGAAGTAGAACCTAATGAGGCACATCAATTGCTGGCAGAACTGGAAAAATATTTTGAGGTTCAGATTATTACCCAAAATATAGATGATCTGCACGAAAGAGCAGGCTCCACCAATATTCTTCACATTCATGGTGAGTTGTTCAAGTCTTGCTCATCTAATAATAAAAGCCTGATTTATGAACAAAAAGGAGATATCAGTTTAGGTGACAAAGCCGAAGACGGCGCACAGTTAAGACCTTTTATTGTCTGGTTTGGGGAAGATGTTCCTTTGTATCAGGCGGCGAGAGATCTTGTAAAAGATTCGGATATCTTAGTGGTTATTGGAACTTCATTGCAGGTTTATCCTGCAGCTGGACTGATTCATGATATCAAGGATGATTGCCTTTTAATTGTTATCAATCCCAACGAAACAGGCTTTGGCTACGGGCAGAGAGCCGTAGTGATGAAAGAACCCGCAACAAAAGGAATGAAACTGTTATTTGATAAACTGGTAAACCTTGCCTGA
- a CDS encoding NADAR family protein, with amino-acid sequence MNYTIQNIKDRFQRKERIKFLFFWGHTVKDEITKSCFSQWFLGRFEENGIIYKTAEHYMMAGKARLFNDNETLEEILQAATPNQVKSLGRKVKNFDPKIWDEHKYEIVRKGNLLKFSQNKKFKDFLLSTNDKILVEASPYDKIWGIGMLETDSRAENPLLWNGENLLGFALMEVRDELRG; translated from the coding sequence ATGAATTACACGATACAAAATATTAAAGACAGATTTCAGAGGAAAGAAAGAATTAAGTTCCTGTTTTTCTGGGGACACACTGTTAAAGATGAAATTACCAAGTCATGCTTTAGCCAATGGTTTTTAGGAAGATTTGAAGAAAACGGAATCATTTATAAAACTGCGGAACATTATATGATGGCCGGAAAAGCAAGATTATTTAATGATAATGAAACCCTGGAAGAAATATTGCAGGCGGCTACTCCCAATCAGGTAAAAAGTCTGGGTAGAAAGGTAAAGAACTTCGATCCGAAAATTTGGGACGAACATAAATATGAAATTGTGAGAAAAGGCAATCTTTTAAAATTCTCTCAAAACAAAAAATTTAAAGACTTTCTTTTATCTACCAATGATAAAATACTTGTAGAAGCCAGTCCTTATGATAAAATATGGGGAATAGGAATGCTGGAAACAGATTCAAGAGCAGAAAACCCGTTGCTATGGAACGGAGAAAACCTTTTAGGATTTGCTCTGATGGAAGTAAGGGATGAATTGAGAGGGTAA
- a CDS encoding adenylosuccinate synthetase, whose protein sequence is MKKAQIVIGLGFGDEGKGITTDFLASQNQNSVVIRFSGGQQAAHTVMIDDQKHVHSSFASGALRGLPSYFTEHCTIYPTFLLNEREELKAKKGNIELHIHPLAKVTTPFDVWQNRTNSKNLEHGTCGKGIGATMKRHESPYKLFAIDLIASRQMLIEKLKGIAYYYGFMEEDQIKEQLKSFLEAIDQIDWKIDDYNYLKSFENLIFEGSQGVLLDMDHGVFPNVTYAHTTSKNAYEICNLLKIEEVEMFYVTRSYVTRHGNGWMSNEKEIILKNNQEETCTFNEYQKELRFGDLDYNLLNYALKLDGAYICPTKKNLVVTCLDQMDEEFKIDKLEMKFNTVYGSYSPYAKDFKQIF, encoded by the coding sequence ATGAAAAAAGCGCAAATAGTTATAGGATTGGGTTTCGGTGATGAAGGAAAAGGAATAACAACGGATTTTTTGGCTTCTCAGAATCAAAATTCCGTGGTAATAAGGTTTTCAGGAGGGCAGCAGGCTGCTCATACGGTCATGATTGATGATCAGAAACACGTTCATTCCAGCTTTGCAAGCGGAGCACTTCGAGGATTACCCTCTTATTTTACCGAACATTGTACCATTTATCCTACATTTTTACTGAATGAAAGAGAGGAATTAAAGGCAAAAAAAGGAAACATAGAGCTTCATATTCACCCATTAGCCAAGGTAACCACTCCTTTTGATGTCTGGCAAAATAGGACAAATTCAAAAAATCTGGAGCACGGGACCTGTGGTAAAGGAATAGGAGCCACCATGAAAAGACACGAAAGCCCTTATAAACTATTTGCCATTGATCTTATTGCTTCAAGACAGATGTTGATTGAAAAACTGAAAGGAATTGCTTATTACTATGGCTTTATGGAAGAAGATCAGATAAAAGAACAGCTAAAGTCCTTTTTAGAAGCCATTGATCAGATAGATTGGAAAATTGATGATTATAACTATCTGAAATCTTTTGAAAATCTCATTTTTGAGGGAAGTCAGGGTGTTTTACTCGATATGGATCATGGTGTTTTCCCGAATGTAACCTACGCTCACACCACCTCAAAAAACGCCTATGAGATTTGTAATCTGCTTAAGATTGAAGAAGTAGAAATGTTTTATGTGACAAGAAGCTATGTGACACGCCACGGAAATGGCTGGATGAGCAATGAAAAGGAGATCATTTTAAAAAACAACCAAGAAGAAACCTGTACTTTTAATGAATATCAGAAAGAACTTCGGTTTGGGGATTTAGATTACAATTTATTGAATTATGCCTTGAAATTGGATGGAGCTTATATCTGCCCAACGAAAAAGAATCTTGTTGTAACCTGTTTAGATCAGATGGATGAAGAATTTAAAATTGATAAGCTGGAAATGAAGTTTAATACTGTTTACGGATCATATTCTCCTTATGCAAAGGATTTTAAACAAATTTTTTAA